In Anaerostipes hadrus ATCC 29173 = JCM 17467, a single genomic region encodes these proteins:
- a CDS encoding electron transfer flavoprotein subunit alpha/FixB family protein, with translation MAECKNIMVYVETAEGNPVKVGLEMLSPAKKLADKVTAVVIGGGVADAAKEVAKAGADQVICVDSEDYKEFNLDAYAQVLVELVKEENPEAVFVGGTQDGKDIAPVVAAKCNTGCASDVLDIKAEDGEVIYTCPLYGGTVLEDVKIKTTPQIATLRSGAFQKVEDPTEGEVVAKEVKVADDVIKAKITESVKEIAETINLEEAEVIVSGGRGMGSKENFALVDDLAKLLGGVVGATRPAIEDGWVSKIHQVGQSGKIVAPKLYIACGISGATQHVSGIMNSGYIVAINKDEDAPIFDVANVGIVGDVMKVLPVMIEEIKKIKDAQ, from the coding sequence ATGGCAGAATGTAAGAATATCATGGTATATGTAGAAACTGCAGAAGGAAATCCAGTCAAAGTTGGATTGGAAATGTTATCTCCAGCCAAGAAACTTGCCGATAAAGTTACGGCAGTTGTTATTGGAGGTGGAGTAGCAGATGCAGCAAAAGAAGTAGCAAAGGCCGGAGCCGATCAGGTCATCTGTGTCGACAGCGAAGATTACAAAGAGTTTAATCTCGATGCATATGCTCAGGTTTTAGTAGAATTAGTAAAAGAAGAAAATCCAGAAGCTGTATTTGTAGGTGGAACACAGGATGGAAAAGATATCGCACCAGTTGTTGCAGCAAAATGTAACACAGGATGTGCATCCGATGTATTAGATATCAAAGCAGAAGATGGAGAAGTTATCTATACATGCCCACTTTATGGTGGAACTGTATTGGAAGATGTAAAGATCAAGACAACACCACAGATAGCAACATTACGTTCCGGAGCATTCCAGAAAGTGGAAGACCCAACTGAGGGTGAAGTTGTAGCCAAAGAAGTAAAAGTAGCTGATGATGTGATCAAAGCAAAGATCACAGAAAGTGTAAAAGAAATCGCAGAAACGATCAACCTGGAAGAAGCAGAAGTTATCGTATCTGGTGGACGTGGAATGGGAAGCAAAGAAAACTTCGCATTAGTTGACGATCTTGCAAAACTCTTAGGAGGAGTTGTAGGAGCAACAAGACCAGCCATTGAAGACGGATGGGTATCAAAGATTCATCAGGTTGGACAGTCTGGAAAGATCGTTGCACCAAAATTATATATTGCATGCGGAATCTCTGGAGCTACACAGCACGTATCAGGAATCATGAATTCTGGATACATTGTAGCAATCAACAAAGATGAAGATGCACCAATCTTTGACGTAGCCAATGTAGGAATCGTTGGAGACGTTATGAAAGTGCTTCCTGTTATGATCGAAGAGATCAAGAAGATCAAGGATGCACAGTAA
- a CDS encoding BglG family transcription antiterminator, which produces MSIVYNLDVRCHEMLKYLLYQDGYTSITQLAEEMNISKRSVYYDIRKINEWMEAQHLSELVVERKKGIRIDDEQKAMIRAGLKMIPSELAYVFTPTERVKIIICSILQRNRNLFLDDFMDFCQVSRNTTISDVKEAGRIISEYQLQLIYENGKGYHIKGDLVRKRSIYFSYFSSIADFYKKGILPLDAPEKVQEFLDRLKDIENALDVQYVQGTLYTIAVFFSTIDNRTDVVEFSKKEKMEIMDTKEYEMVSRRFSDLKESEQLYLTLHLLGSRMQSIPVDFMEEESGQESQWLSRILVKAFSRIAGVGFSKERELTEALAAHLKTSMYRYRYGVQLANPMLDNIKNEYGDLFELTARTCKYLEKEIGFPIPEGEIAYITLHFGAFISAGQEKENRLRILIVCPNGVSTANMIWGEIQTLVPDADVVDVCSLREYERAHDYNVVISTVVIENEKDLILVHPILTDNDRMKVLQRCMKYKHENNVSISNITEIASKYMTNDNLQKFKEELIELFSKNSLKQYVEHKKKPQKGLYEILEDPYIRIIKDKFKWQDAIKVSGEVLLENKLIRQSYIDSIIYKTDQYGPYMFITKQVFLAHSEIEDGAQSMGLSMTIFKKPVEFITLDGKQRFAKIILMLSAQDQKSHIRLLNDIMTIFSEQKNEEKLWGQKEILDVKNVLYELLQEEK; this is translated from the coding sequence ATGTCAATCGTATATAACTTAGATGTAAGATGTCATGAGATGTTGAAATATTTATTATATCAAGATGGCTATACATCGATCACACAACTTGCAGAAGAAATGAATATTTCTAAGCGTAGTGTTTATTATGATATACGCAAGATCAATGAATGGATGGAGGCACAACATCTGTCAGAATTAGTCGTTGAGCGAAAAAAGGGAATACGAATTGACGATGAACAAAAAGCAATGATTCGTGCAGGATTAAAGATGATACCATCTGAACTTGCTTATGTGTTTACACCAACAGAACGAGTAAAGATCATTATATGTTCTATTTTGCAAAGAAATAGAAATTTGTTTCTTGATGATTTTATGGATTTTTGTCAGGTGAGTAGAAATACAACGATAAGCGATGTGAAAGAGGCAGGAAGAATCATTTCTGAATATCAGCTGCAGCTGATTTACGAAAATGGAAAAGGGTATCACATTAAGGGTGATCTTGTACGAAAAAGAAGTATTTATTTTTCTTATTTTAGTTCAATTGCAGATTTTTATAAGAAAGGAATTCTTCCGTTAGACGCTCCAGAAAAAGTACAAGAATTTTTGGACAGATTAAAAGATATTGAAAACGCGTTGGATGTTCAATATGTACAAGGAACGTTATACACTATTGCAGTGTTCTTTTCAACCATTGATAATCGTACAGATGTTGTTGAATTTTCGAAAAAAGAAAAAATGGAGATTATGGATACGAAAGAGTATGAAATGGTATCTAGAAGATTTTCAGATTTAAAAGAAAGTGAACAATTATATCTGACATTACATTTACTGGGATCAAGAATGCAGAGTATACCGGTAGATTTTATGGAAGAAGAATCTGGGCAAGAATCACAATGGCTTTCCAGGATACTTGTAAAAGCTTTTTCACGAATTGCAGGAGTTGGATTCTCAAAGGAGAGAGAGTTAACAGAGGCACTGGCAGCTCATTTAAAGACATCAATGTATCGATATCGATATGGAGTACAGCTTGCGAATCCTATGTTAGATAATATAAAAAATGAGTATGGAGATCTCTTTGAACTCACAGCAAGAACCTGTAAATATTTGGAAAAAGAAATTGGATTTCCGATTCCGGAAGGTGAAATTGCGTATATAACATTACATTTTGGCGCATTTATCAGTGCAGGACAGGAAAAAGAAAACAGATTAAGAATTTTGATCGTATGTCCCAATGGAGTCAGTACTGCAAATATGATATGGGGTGAGATTCAGACACTTGTCCCAGATGCAGATGTAGTTGACGTGTGTTCATTAAGAGAATATGAGAGAGCACATGATTATAATGTAGTGATTTCGACAGTCGTAATTGAAAATGAAAAAGATCTGATTTTAGTACATCCGATTCTTACAGATAATGATCGAATGAAAGTTTTGCAAAGATGTATGAAGTATAAGCATGAAAATAATGTCAGTATTTCGAACATTACAGAAATTGCATCAAAATATATGACAAATGATAATTTACAAAAATTTAAAGAAGAATTGATTGAGCTATTTTCAAAAAATTCTCTGAAACAATATGTGGAACATAAGAAAAAACCTCAAAAGGGATTGTATGAAATATTGGAGGATCCATATATTCGCATTATAAAAGATAAGTTTAAATGGCAGGATGCGATAAAAGTTTCTGGAGAGGTATTATTAGAAAATAAATTGATCAGACAGTCTTATATAGACAGCATTATTTATAAAACAGACCAATATGGTCCCTATATGTTTATTACAAAACAGGTATTTCTTGCACATTCAGAAATTGAAGATGGAGCACAAAGCATGGGCTTATCAATGACTATTTTTAAAAAGCCT
- a CDS encoding HD domain-containing protein yields the protein MDINKVTTAMIDYYQGQPKRIQHFLKVHAYAKLIGEQEGLDKEILDILEVAALTHDIGIKISEEKYNSSAGKYQEVEGPAVAQQMLEDLQYDKAKTDRVCYLIGHHHTYDQIDGIDYQILVEADFLVNLAEEQSSRETIESVKGKIFKTKTGIWLINKIF from the coding sequence ATGGATATAAATAAAGTGACAACAGCAATGATCGATTACTATCAAGGTCAGCCAAAGAGAATCCAGCATTTCTTGAAAGTACACGCGTATGCAAAGCTGATCGGAGAACAGGAAGGATTAGATAAGGAAATTTTAGACATCCTGGAAGTGGCTGCATTAACACATGATATCGGTATCAAAATAAGCGAAGAAAAATACAACAGTAGTGCAGGAAAATACCAAGAGGTTGAAGGACCGGCAGTTGCACAGCAGATGCTGGAAGACTTACAATATGACAAAGCAAAAACAGACAGAGTCTGCTATTTGATCGGACATCACCATACATATGATCAGATTGACGGTATTGATTATCAGATTCTTGTAGAAGCAGATTTTTTAGTAAATCTTGCAGAAGAACAAAGTTCTAGAGAGACAATTGAGTCCGTAAAAGGCAAGATTTTTAAGACAAAAACAGGAATCTGGCTGATAAATAAAATTTTTTGA
- a CDS encoding DUF378 domain-containing protein, whose protein sequence is MGNKCLDCTALTLTIIGAINWGLIGFFRFDLVAFLFGDMSWLSRVVYALVGLCGLYMLAFYRHCGRDI, encoded by the coding sequence ATGGGAAATAAATGTTTGGATTGTACAGCTTTAACGCTTACGATCATTGGTGCTATAAATTGGGGATTGATCGGATTCTTCCGATTTGATCTTGTTGCATTTTTGTTTGGAGATATGAGCTGGCTGTCACGAGTTGTGTATGCACTTGTTGGATTATGTGGATTGTATATGCTGGCATTTTACCGGCATTGTGGACGTGATATATAA
- a CDS encoding HAD domain-containing protein, translating into MKVIFLDVDGVLNSQQLFEKCEDDQLISVDEDNIKNLKTIVDATGAKIVLSSSWRYGWAEHSDAVQDWCQILVDILAKYDLKIIDKTEYLSSGRREDEIKDWLDKCEEKIEGFVILDDGAYEWHRHGFDKHLVKTDFCTGGLREEDADKAIKILNKKRLFSFFKKY; encoded by the coding sequence ATGAAAGTTATTTTTTTAGACGTAGACGGAGTATTGAATTCACAGCAATTATTCGAGAAATGCGAAGATGATCAGCTGATTTCTGTAGATGAGGATAACATTAAGAATTTAAAAACAATCGTAGATGCAACAGGAGCAAAGATCGTATTATCATCATCCTGGAGATACGGATGGGCAGAACACAGTGATGCTGTGCAGGACTGGTGTCAGATTCTAGTTGACATCTTAGCGAAATACGACCTAAAGATCATAGATAAGACAGAATACCTAAGCAGTGGAAGAAGAGAAGATGAGATCAAAGATTGGCTGGATAAGTGTGAAGAGAAGATTGAAGGTTTTGTCATATTAGATGATGGTGCATATGAATGGCATAGACACGGATTTGACAAACATCTGGTCAAGACAGATTTTTGTACAGGTGGATTAAGAGAAGAAGATGCAGACAAAGCAATTAAGATCTTAAATAAGAAAAGATTATTCAGCTTTTTCAAAAAATACTAA